In Hemiscyllium ocellatum isolate sHemOce1 chromosome 20, sHemOce1.pat.X.cur, whole genome shotgun sequence, one genomic interval encodes:
- the dcun1d3 gene encoding DCN1-like protein 3, whose amino-acid sequence MGQCVTKCRNPPSSLGSKTGDKESGSKSHVKKTASAGEEFSSMCAKASGDILANGTKKTDVVESTQPQLAHSGDSKKEELFSYHEEFSLKRAEELFSRYKDAHEDAILEEGMEWFCNDLSVDPTEFIVLLLAWKFQAATMCKFTRKEFVEGCKALNADSIDGIRARFPSLMNEAKVEDKFKDLYRFTFQFGLDSEEGQRSLRREIAVALWKLVFTQNVPFILDQWLSFLTENPPGIKGISRDTWNMFLNFIQVIGPDLTNYSEDEAWPSLFDTFVEWEMERRRKEGLAEEPLHLVTEAANVEMLGQIATDYQVTDDE is encoded by the exons ATGGGCCAGTGTGTCACCAAGTGCAGAAACCCTCCTTCATCTCTGGGCAGTAAAACTGGAGATAAAGAATCTGGGAGCAAATCACATGTTAAGAAAACTGCCAGCGCTGGTGAAGAATTTAGCTCGATGTGTGCAAAAGCTTCTGGTGATATACTTGCCAATGGAACAAAGAAAACCGATGTAGTGGAATCAACCCAGCCCCAACTCGCTCACTCTGGAGACAGTAAAAAAGAAGAATTGTTTTCATATCATGAGGAGTTCTCTCTTAAGCGTGCGGAAGAATTGTTTAGCAGGTATAAAGACGCTCATGAGGATGCCATCTTAGAGGAGGGCATGGAGTGGTTTTGCAATGACCTTTCTGTGGATCCTACTGAGTTCATAGTGTTGTTGTTAGCGTGGAAATTTCAAGCAGCTACTATGTGCAAGTTTACCAG GAAAGAATTTGTTGAAGGGTGCAAGGCATTAAATGCAGACAGTATTGATGGAATCCGTGCCAGATTCCCAAGCCTTATGAATGAAGCCAAAGTTGAGGACAAGTTCAAGGATTTGTATCGATTTACGTTTCAGTTTGGGCTGGACTCTGAGGAAGGTCAGCGATCGCTCCGGAGGGAAATAGCTGTTGCTCTTTGGAAACTGGTGTTCACACAGAACGTACCTTTCATATTGGACCAATGGCTGAGCTTCTTAACTGAAAACCCACCCGGAATAAAGGGAATCTCTCGAGATACGTGGAATATGTTCTTGAATTTTATTCAGGTGATAGGTCCCGACCTTACAAACTACAGCGAAGATGAGGCCTGGCCAAGCCTGTTTGACACGTTTGTAGAGTGGGAAATGGAGAGGCGAAGGAAAGAAGGGCTGGCTGAAGAACCGTTACACTTAGTTACAGAGGCTGCAAATGTGGAAATGTTAGGACAAATTGCTACAGACTACCAAGTAACAGATGATGAGTAG